Proteins from one Candidatus Omnitrophota bacterium genomic window:
- a CDS encoding glycine zipper family protein, with amino-acid sequence MVKIASVIFVAAILIVSVSGSVYSMDDDSSRELLKQGLLGAGTGAIASGASGGDAGKGALIGAGTGAIGGILLDAITKPSSSSRRTAAATQDEYYDDQQEEYYEEPQQESGTQKALKQGLLGAGTGAIASGASGGNAGQGALIGAGTGIIGGILLDSLTQPSQPKKVYKRRPQAVTQQIQTQQNVKVEEEQAGSEGGKKKIIKKYDPTGKLVSEEEVYY; translated from the coding sequence ATGGTAAAAATAGCGTCTGTAATATTTGTCGCGGCGATTTTGATCGTATCGGTATCAGGTTCGGTTTATTCGATGGACGATGATTCATCGCGTGAGTTATTAAAGCAAGGCTTGCTGGGCGCAGGAACGGGGGCTATAGCTTCCGGCGCTTCCGGTGGTGATGCCGGTAAGGGCGCTTTGATAGGCGCGGGTACAGGCGCTATAGGCGGCATACTTTTGGACGCTATAACTAAACCTTCGTCGTCATCGCGGCGCACCGCCGCGGCCACGCAGGATGAATACTACGATGATCAGCAGGAAGAATATTACGAAGAGCCACAGCAGGAATCAGGTACGCAGAAAGCCTTAAAACAGGGCCTGCTTGGCGCGGGCACCGGCGCAATCGCATCGGGTGCGTCGGGTGGTAATGCCGGGCAGGGCGCTTTGATAGGCGCGGGCACCGGTATAATCGGCGGCATCCTTCTGGACTCTTTGACCCAACCTTCGCAACCTAAAAAGGTATACAAACGTCGTCCACAAGCGGTTACCCAGCAAATTCAAACACAGCAGAATGTGAAAGTGGAGGAAGAACAGGCCGGGTCGGAGGGTGGAAAGAAGAAGATCATAAAAAAATATGATCCAACCGGGAAACTGGTCTCCGAAGAAGAGGTATATTACTAA
- a CDS encoding thermonuclease family protein, with protein MKTPKEFVLIQTAVLIIAVAIYAGIKLLPVVDKTSVNKRESSFVARVVDGDTLRLSDGRKVRLIGVDTPEVHYSEKLLRDSKRTHKDVDVIRSLGRRSADFTRRLCEGKAIKIEKDITKLDRYGRILGYVYLEDGIFVNAEIIKEGYGQVMTIPPNVKYSEYFYNLQREARNKRIGLWADTDVM; from the coding sequence ATGAAGACACCAAAAGAATTTGTTTTAATACAAACGGCGGTTTTAATCATAGCGGTTGCGATATACGCCGGCATTAAACTTTTACCTGTTGTCGACAAGACATCGGTAAATAAGCGGGAGTCATCTTTTGTTGCCAGAGTTGTCGATGGTGATACGCTACGGCTGTCGGACGGCAGGAAGGTGCGTCTGATAGGCGTGGATACGCCGGAAGTGCATTACAGCGAGAAGCTTCTGCGCGATTCGAAGAGAACGCATAAAGATGTCGACGTTATCAGGTCGCTGGGACGAAGATCCGCGGATTTTACCAGGCGGCTATGTGAAGGCAAGGCGATAAAAATCGAGAAGGATATTACTAAGTTGGATAGATATGGCAGGATCTTGGGCTATGTTTATCTTGAAGACGGTATTTTCGTGAATGCCGAAATAATAAAAGAAGGCTACGGCCAGGTTATGACGATACCTCCGAATGTAAAATACTCGGAATATTTTTATAATTTGCAACGCGAAGCCAGGAATAAGCGCATAGGCCTGTGGGCAGATACGGATGTCATGTGA
- a CDS encoding PAC2 family protein, producing MNIDKLKYSKDIGLINPSMIAGWPGMGNVALGVVDYLQRKLRAAKFAEIEIDPMSVIDSVSVENGIASFGPAPKNVFYYTKNPDIIIFKGEAQLPGQDGILLLEEVLDLASKLKVKRIYTGAAFPVPVSHKEPSRVYSAVNKRSLKAPLARFGLLPMESGHIAGLNGLLLGFAEKKGMEAACLLATMPQYAISLPNPRATAAIIEALRRILGFEPDMAELSECIKDMDEKMMVIEDKMKDVMSVETKEASAQPLSSGKILPPYIKVRIEKLFAEAAGDKAKAILLKSELDRWDLFKTYEDRFLDLFK from the coding sequence GTGAATATAGATAAACTGAAATACAGTAAAGACATTGGACTTATAAATCCCTCTATGATAGCGGGATGGCCGGGAATGGGTAATGTGGCTCTCGGTGTCGTTGATTATTTACAGCGTAAACTGCGCGCCGCTAAATTTGCCGAGATCGAAATCGACCCTATGTCGGTAATCGATTCGGTTTCTGTGGAGAACGGCATTGCTTCTTTTGGGCCAGCTCCAAAAAATGTATTCTATTATACAAAAAATCCGGATATTATCATATTTAAAGGCGAGGCGCAGTTGCCCGGCCAGGACGGTATTCTGTTACTTGAAGAGGTTCTCGATCTGGCTTCCAAGTTAAAGGTGAAACGGATATATACCGGTGCCGCATTCCCAGTTCCCGTTAGCCATAAAGAGCCCTCAAGGGTTTATTCCGCGGTTAATAAGAGGTCTTTAAAGGCCCCCCTTGCCAGATTCGGCTTGCTTCCTATGGAGAGCGGGCACATAGCGGGGCTTAACGGATTACTTCTTGGATTTGCCGAAAAGAAGGGGATGGAGGCGGCCTGCCTTCTGGCAACTATGCCTCAATACGCGATAAGCTTGCCTAACCCAAGGGCAACGGCGGCTATAATAGAGGCTTTACGAAGGATCCTTGGCTTTGAACCGGATATGGCGGAATTAAGCGAATGCATAAAGGACATGGACGAAAAGATGATGGTTATCGAGGACAAGATGAAGGATGTTATGTCCGTAGAGACTAAAGAAGCAAGCGCTCAGCCATTATCCTCAGGTAAAATTCTACCGCCTTATATAAAAGTCAGAATCGAGAAGTTGTTTGCAGAGGCCGCAGGAGATAAAGCAAAAGCCATTTTGCTTAAGAGCGAGCTTGACCGATGGGATCTTTTTAAAACATACGAAGATAGATTTCTGGACCTGTTTAAATAG
- a CDS encoding flippase: MEKLSKNVTWLAAANIVSSLFSTVLFVYLARMLGPDAFGYISYAFTIAFFLANFVDIGLSTYGIREIAKTPDKVHDYVSEIVSFRFLIASALFAMLCAVTLISSHSSSMKAVILASGLMLFTFAVGTEWAFQGVEKMRMVFISCAVTSFLQLGLTLIFVKRPSDLLKAPVIYFLATLPIIVVFLRLFKYRVLLKKADVKKIFSYLSSAVVIWSISIFAQVYNGLDIFIVGLFRPIEDVGYFTIARRVIGAFIMFMVFLTNAILPRLSHASCNDPELFKSTTRKFFRMCVAVTIFVLVPAIFLCERVILMAVGWEYLPAVLPLNIMIVGLVFVLFNLPYSTGLIACGMEKDVMIQTAASAALSLLINFIIIPIYGIIGAAISFTIVEIFAFVWIFWIYEKRIRRTIASKK, encoded by the coding sequence ATGGAAAAACTTTCGAAAAATGTGACATGGTTGGCTGCCGCGAATATCGTGAGCAGCCTTTTTAGTACGGTTCTGTTCGTATATCTTGCCAGGATGCTGGGGCCGGATGCATTTGGGTATATATCGTATGCATTTACGATAGCATTCTTTCTTGCTAATTTTGTCGATATAGGGCTGTCCACATACGGCATACGCGAGATAGCAAAAACACCGGATAAAGTGCACGATTACGTTTCTGAGATAGTCTCTTTCCGTTTTCTTATAGCAAGCGCGTTATTTGCAATGCTTTGTGCTGTCACTCTCATCTCATCGCATTCATCATCGATGAAAGCCGTTATATTAGCATCGGGGTTGATGCTATTTACCTTTGCCGTAGGTACGGAGTGGGCGTTTCAGGGTGTAGAGAAGATGAGGATGGTGTTTATTTCCTGCGCAGTAACATCATTTTTACAGCTCGGATTGACGCTGATTTTTGTTAAAAGACCTTCAGACCTGTTGAAAGCTCCGGTCATATACTTTCTGGCAACGTTGCCGATCATCGTAGTTTTTTTACGTCTCTTCAAATACAGGGTACTTTTAAAAAAGGCGGACGTAAAGAAGATTTTTTCGTATCTGTCAAGCGCCGTTGTCATATGGTCGATATCGATATTTGCTCAGGTATATAACGGGCTCGACATTTTTATCGTAGGACTTTTCAGGCCTATCGAGGACGTAGGCTACTTTACCATAGCCCGCAGGGTTATCGGTGCCTTTATCATGTTCATGGTATTTTTAACCAATGCGATCTTGCCTAGGCTGTCTCACGCTTCCTGCAATGACCCGGAACTTTTTAAGTCGACCACTCGAAAGTTTTTCAGAATGTGCGTAGCGGTGACAATATTTGTTCTGGTGCCGGCTATCTTTTTATGCGAGAGAGTTATTTTGATGGCAGTAGGTTGGGAATACTTACCAGCAGTTCTTCCGTTGAATATTATGATAGTCGGCCTGGTATTCGTTCTGTTTAACCTGCCGTATTCCACAGGTCTTATTGCATGCGGTATGGAAAAGGACGTTATGATACAAACTGCCGCCAGCGCGGCCTTAAGCCTCTTAATAAACTTTATTATTATACCGATATATGGTATTATTGGTGCCGCTATATCATTTACCATTGTTGAAATATTTGCATTTGTATGGATCTTCTGGATATACGAAAAGAGGATCCGCCGTACCATAGCCAGTAAAAAATAA
- a CDS encoding diguanylate cyclase, with product MHKFRLQVRVTLLIAGLSLLFISIFTSIQLNNHLDRLNSYNKYRARVGTIIVKTTLEMLLKGIDTDETVPAIFEAAVESFSKEGIADRISIMSMDGNAIATNDPIAKEFGETKEDINTYLRLSKTAEGNDWFYSTVNGKTKMIDIYIPIWLGNSPKYIAKLSFSIANISKAVADILIPIALTAIAVIIGNLFLGFMLVRTIVWPIRLLNKATKEISSGNLDLNVKINTRDEIQELGDTFNLMTIALKKMKERAENVNPLTKLPGNTIIREEVERRIKINEKFVAVHIDLDNFKAYNDHYGIAKGDDIIKFTCDVIENAVKLKGAPGDFVGHEGGDDFFMITSPARADAIAQEIIHQFDTKVRAFYNKEDLDIGFIVEKSRRGELMKFPIMTISLAGVTNQLRAISSYGELTNIAVNIKSRVKQVQKSTFLLDRRTQ from the coding sequence ATGCACAAGTTCCGACTGCAGGTTAGAGTAACTCTTCTGATAGCGGGGCTATCCCTCTTATTCATTTCTATTTTTACTTCTATACAACTCAATAATCATCTCGACCGCCTGAATTCCTATAATAAATATCGTGCCCGCGTAGGTACCATCATAGTCAAAACCACTCTCGAGATGCTATTAAAAGGCATCGATACTGACGAAACCGTACCGGCTATATTCGAAGCCGCCGTTGAATCTTTTTCAAAAGAGGGGATAGCGGACAGGATATCCATAATGTCGATGGACGGAAATGCCATAGCTACAAACGATCCTATCGCAAAAGAGTTCGGAGAAACTAAAGAAGATATAAATACATATTTGCGCTTGTCAAAAACAGCGGAGGGTAATGACTGGTTCTATTCTACCGTCAACGGAAAAACGAAGATGATAGATATTTATATACCGATATGGCTTGGTAACTCGCCGAAATATATCGCTAAGCTTTCTTTTTCTATAGCCAATATAAGCAAAGCTGTTGCCGATATTTTAATACCGATCGCATTAACAGCAATCGCCGTAATAATCGGCAATCTATTCCTGGGATTCATGCTGGTTCGTACGATCGTCTGGCCTATAAGATTGCTCAATAAAGCTACTAAAGAGATATCTTCCGGAAACCTCGACCTAAATGTAAAGATAAATACACGGGACGAGATACAGGAGCTGGGGGATACTTTTAACCTAATGACGATAGCCTTGAAAAAGATGAAGGAGCGGGCGGAGAACGTCAATCCGCTCACAAAATTACCGGGTAATACGATAATACGTGAAGAGGTGGAGCGAAGGATCAAAATTAACGAAAAATTTGTAGCTGTGCATATAGATCTGGATAATTTTAAAGCCTATAACGACCACTACGGCATAGCGAAAGGCGACGATATAATAAAGTTTACATGCGATGTCATCGAGAATGCTGTGAAACTAAAAGGAGCTCCCGGGGATTTTGTCGGACATGAGGGCGGCGACGACTTTTTCATGATAACAAGTCCGGCAAGAGCAGATGCCATCGCGCAGGAGATAATCCATCAATTCGATACCAAGGTCAGGGCTTTTTATAATAAAGAGGATCTCGACATAGGGTTCATAGTAGAGAAGAGCCGAAGGGGAGAGCTTATGAAGTTTCCCATAATGACGATATCTTTGGCAGGGGTAACCAACCAATTACGAGCCATTTCAAGCTACGGCGAGCTCACCAACATCGCTGTAAACATAAAAAGCCGCGTGAAACAGGTGCAGAAAAGTACCTTCCTCTTAGACCGCAGAACACAGTAA
- a CDS encoding glucose-1-phosphate adenylyltransferase translates to MKKVIALILGGGQGKRLFPLTMYRSKPAVPIGGKYRLIDIPISNCLHSGLKDIYVLTQFNSESLNNHINNTYRFDYFSRAFVRILAAEQTVDNTSWFQGTADAVRRNLSHLDLKGDEQILILSGDHLYNMDYRELIDYHISRKADVTVSAIPVSEKEVGEFGILKMSKEGRIASFKEKPKSRAELKGYKISSGVDGNYLASMGVYVFNSRTLTEALSGNDADFGKEVIPHSIKRSRSFGYTFSGYWKDVGTIQSFYEVNMGMSASKQQFSFFYDGSLFTRPRFLPSARIFNSDIKNSLITEGSVISDADITNSIIGLRSIIGKNCRISRTVMMGADYYEAKDSKEVISVGIGDGAFIDKAIVDKNARIGKNVTIKNMRNIDNFDGENYFIRDGIVIVPKGAIIKPGTKI, encoded by the coding sequence ATGAAAAAAGTCATAGCATTGATACTGGGCGGCGGGCAGGGCAAGCGGCTCTTCCCCTTAACAATGTACCGCTCCAAACCTGCGGTTCCGATAGGCGGTAAGTATCGCCTTATCGACATACCGATAAGCAATTGCCTGCATTCCGGCTTAAAAGATATATATGTCCTCACGCAGTTCAACTCCGAGTCGTTGAATAATCATATTAATAATACTTATAGATTCGACTATTTCTCCCGCGCGTTTGTGCGTATATTGGCGGCCGAGCAGACGGTGGATAATACGAGCTGGTTCCAGGGTACCGCCGACGCTGTGAGACGCAATCTTTCCCATCTTGATCTAAAAGGCGATGAACAGATACTCATACTCTCCGGCGATCATCTTTACAATATGGATTACAGGGAGCTTATTGATTATCATATTTCCCGCAAGGCGGACGTTACCGTATCGGCTATACCTGTATCCGAAAAAGAGGTCGGTGAATTCGGAATATTGAAGATGTCGAAAGAAGGCAGGATAGCAAGTTTTAAGGAAAAACCGAAGAGCCGCGCGGAGCTTAAAGGATATAAGATAAGTAGTGGTGTCGACGGCAATTATCTCGCGTCTATGGGTGTATATGTCTTCAATTCCAGGACGCTTACGGAGGCGTTGTCAGGCAATGACGCGGATTTCGGTAAAGAGGTTATCCCTCATTCAATAAAACGATCGCGTAGTTTCGGTTATACTTTCAGCGGCTACTGGAAGGATGTCGGAACGATACAGTCGTTCTATGAAGTCAATATGGGTATGTCCGCGTCGAAACAGCAATTTTCGTTCTTCTACGATGGCTCATTATTTACCAGGCCGAGGTTTTTACCATCCGCCAGGATATTTAATTCGGATATTAAGAATTCGCTGATCACGGAAGGATCGGTTATATCCGACGCAGATATAACTAATTCGATAATAGGATTAAGGTCCATAATAGGTAAAAATTGCCGTATCTCGCGGACTGTAATGATGGGCGCCGATTATTATGAAGCTAAAGACTCAAAGGAAGTGATATCCGTCGGTATCGGGGATGGGGCTTTTATAGACAAGGCCATCGTAGACAAGAATGCCCGCATAGGCAAAAATGTAACAATAAAAAATATGCGTAATATAGATAATTTCGACGGAGAAAATTATTTTATACGTGATGGTATAGTGATAGTGCCGAAGGGTGCGATAATAAAACCCGGCACTAAGATATAG
- a CDS encoding TIGR01212 family radical SAM protein (This family includes YhcC from E. coli K-12, an uncharacterized radical SAM protein.) — translation MKLYNDYNSVLREKYGCKVYRIGLDGGFSCPNRDGTISTSGCLYCSDVGARSSYTDPKNSIREQLISRIKYLRQAKNASRFIAYFQAFTNTYDSPEALKERYDQTLGIDDVVGISIGTRPDTLDDAKLKLISSYADRYEMWIELGLQSIHNRTLNAINRGHTFEDFLSALKLTQKFHIPVCVHVILGLPGESREDMMKTAKSLSALKIDGIKMHLLHVLKNSPMEKLYAQGEISLMTREEYVELACDFIERLDPDIIIQRLTGEGDSKTHVAPAWAMNKTGTINRIKQVLTKRGTCQGSFYGKTAIS, via the coding sequence ATGAAACTCTACAACGACTACAATTCCGTCTTACGCGAAAAATACGGATGCAAGGTATACAGGATAGGCCTCGACGGGGGCTTCTCATGTCCAAATCGCGACGGCACTATAAGTACCAGCGGCTGTTTGTATTGCAGTGACGTTGGCGCAAGATCCTCTTACACAGATCCGAAAAATTCTATCAGGGAGCAGTTAATTTCACGGATTAAATATCTGCGGCAGGCTAAAAATGCGTCGAGATTTATCGCGTATTTCCAGGCATTCACTAATACCTACGACTCGCCGGAGGCGCTTAAGGAGCGCTACGATCAGACTCTCGGCATCGACGATGTCGTCGGCATATCCATAGGAACCCGCCCGGATACGCTGGATGATGCAAAATTGAAACTCATCTCCTCATACGCCGATCGATACGAGATGTGGATCGAGTTGGGATTACAATCTATACACAATCGTACGCTCAACGCCATAAATAGAGGGCATACTTTTGAGGATTTCCTGTCGGCTTTAAAACTTACGCAGAAATTTCATATCCCGGTCTGTGTTCATGTGATACTGGGGCTTCCCGGTGAAAGCAGGGAAGATATGATGAAAACGGCGAAAAGTTTGAGTGCTTTAAAAATAGATGGAATAAAGATGCACCTTTTGCACGTGCTGAAAAACAGTCCCATGGAAAAACTATACGCTCAAGGGGAGATATCTTTAATGACGCGGGAGGAATATGTTGAGCTTGCCTGCGACTTTATCGAGCGCCTCGATCCGGATATCATAATACAGCGATTGACAGGGGAAGGAGACAGTAAAACCCACGTTGCTCCTGCGTGGGCCATGAACAAGACCGGAACTATCAACAGGATCAAGCAAGTGCTTACAAAAAGAGGTACATGCCAGGGGTCTTTTTACGGGAAAACCGCTATATCTTAG